The stretch of DNA TATCTGGAAGTTCCTTGTGAATTTATCTTACAGGAGCCCAATATTTTATGTACGATGTTAACATTGTCGTAGTTTTCGGGGACGGAAGAGTTGTTGGGTCTGACCATTGTTTTGGCTACCTTTTCTACCTGCAGCAATGTGTGCTGTCCCTGGAGAAACACGAGACAGTGACGCCGCAAACAAATATTGGAAAAAGGGGCAGTATATTGTAGGGCCAATATTGGTACTGCCAAAAAGTATATCATCATGTTGGGCATTCAAGTGTACAATACAAATTGTTTGTGATTTGTTAGCATGATAAAATTACAGGCAAATTTCTCTTAACACGTAATTACTAAATTACTACCTATGTACAAATCAccaataattttatgaaatggAAGTTTAACAATACAAAACACGCAATCTAATTCCACCAGCATGGATGGATGTTTTCTTGGGATCAAGTTATTATGTACCTATGGTAGATTCTTCGGCATATTGAGATGGGTATTCGATATTGCATTTTAACACCACACAAGAACACTCCTAGATTTGGTGTGTCGTAAAGTATTTTGGCGGCTGAATTAATTGTAATTCATGAAAAACTAATCGACCGCATATGGATGCTTGAGATGGATAATTTATGAGGATTGAGCGACATTCCATTGCAGACTTTGCGTGTGTGATTCATGGATAAAAGACGTAAATTCTTACTGGTATGGGCGATGAGACACAATAAATTTGACTATTCTCGCCCACCCTCTGGGGCGGTATCTTCTAGTATTTCAACCGAAATTATCGCATTCCATGTAACAACGGCGTCACTAACATTGGCCCAATTCTGATGAATTGAGTTGTAGCGTGAGGTTCCCTCAGAATTTTTGTCACGTCGTCCCCAGCCGGGAAGAGTAGCACTTGACATTTGAGGCCGAATGCGCGGTATTGTGAATAATCTGCATAAATCTCACCTAATCCATGAGAATTAATGAGATAGGACCCGTATATGAATGCAAAGTATAGCTACGACACCTTTCCTCTCGCTGCAGAATAAAACCATCCGCTGCCATGTTGATACCCACCTAAGTAAACTCTATAATTTCTCCTTCTATATGGGAGAGTGcttctcttaaaataaaactaaaacaaTAGAATGTTCAGTTGGTCTTATATCAGAGCATAAATTAACACACAGAGAAACATTTAACTTATCAACAATTACACACGGAAATAATAAAGTGATTACGCAGAGTCGCGTATAAGCCGCAACATAATAAGACTAACTCTTTTAATGCTTCTAACCATTTTTTCTACCACATATATATTTCTCACAGTGCCTAAAAATCACTAGTGTGGAAAATTTGAGAAGAATATAATCAACCACTTCTTTggaacatttaaaattaatcttagGCGGAgggaataaatttcaattcggCATTTTAGTGTGAATTATGGTGTTTAAGCTACCAGAAGTGTGGAAGAGTGTTAAGACATGATTTGGAGGAATTATCGCTGGACTCTGTTCTTCATCTATCTCATTAGTATTGTCCACTGTGTGCCACTGACTGATGGACGAGGTATGCTGCTCATTTAAAGAATTACCTAATTTTCACAAGAAGGTGAAGGCACGTGGGAAAACAATTTACAAAACCCATATAAAAGATGGTATTACACACTTCCAAATCCGAACATATAGAAAGTGAAAGTGCACTAAAACTAATCTTCAATGCAATTCTACGCCTACCACACTATATGTTGGAAAGAGTCCAAGTGAACAAATTGTTCTTTATCAGCTGGCAATGAACCTTCAATGGGGTGTTggtattgaaatttaaattatttctttttttgtgtataccTATAACAAGGTCCAGAGGGGTACTTAATCCATAaccaatttctcttttaagtattaaaaaatatatcaaaaactATAAATGCTTATGTATGTACAAATCTATTTAAATGGTGAAATACACAGCATGTATGGTGAAAGGAAATAGATATCCAGCTGAAAACTACACATGCAAATAATGTTATCACATTTCTTTTACTCTTTTTGCTTTCGCGCATTGATTTTATATTCACAAATTCTACTTGAGTATTCTAAATTTATTCGTTCTACTTggtaaaaatatatgtatatacttatatttttgaataattcaaatataaaataaattttgcgaGAAAAGTATCAAGTGGTACTGTttcactttaaattttctctgctaCAGCTCAGTTTactggaaattcaattttaaattttcctgatGACACCTTCAATGGGACACAGCAGGGGGATATACAGCTTCCGGGTCTGCTGGATACATTTGTAAGTACATCTTAATTATTATCATCACACACCACTCAATTTGTGAATTTGTGAATAGAATTGAGTCGTATCTAACAAGCCATTTATGTGAATGCAGAGTCTTCTCCAACGCTATCAAGTCTGCAATACGCCGGATGGGAAGAAGGGACGCTGTATGCGCATCAAGCATTGTTCTGTCTTCGATACGCAACAGAATATCGGGCAATTGATGGAACACTTATGTGTGATTGAACAAGCGTATGTGCTTCCTAAATGGTAATCTTGGGGTCATTATCATCCCCCTTTATTTATGTTATACATTTTCAGAACAATTGGGGTCTGCTGTGCTGAGCATGTGACAAGATTGAGTTTTGGGGACACCCTGGATCCCCCACCCAGTATATCCGGGGCCAGTGGAGGAAAGATTGTCAATCGACCCGAGGAGCGTGGGTGTGGTGTCTCGACTGGGCAGTTTCCATCGAAAATAATAGGTGGGCAACCTTCTCATCCCGCTGAGTGGCCATGGATGGCAGCACTATTGACACCAGGGCCTAGTAAGGCTTTTGCAGGGGGATCCCTAATTACAGACAGACATGTCCTTACTGCTGCCCACTGTACCACCAACTTGAAGCCCGAAGAATTATTTGTTCGACTTGGTGAATACGATTTTACCATTCATGATGAGACAAGAGCTAAAGATTTTCGTGTTTCTGAAATTCGTGAACACAGTGAATACGATCCAATAACGTAAGTTTACAATAGAGTGATGCCTCgcattttctttacataaaaattattgcttaattttcacattaaattaatatctttTAGATATGAAAATGATATAGCAATAGTAAAATTGGACAGACCAACAGTGTTCAATACGTATATCTGGCCAATTTGCATGCCACCAATTGGAGAAACTTGGGAAGGATATAGTGGAGTTGTAGCAGGTAAGTAAGAATTTGGAATTTCCAAAGTTTCATCTACAATGCTCCTGGGTTTACAATATAACAGTTCTTAGGAACCTAATTTGTAAGATTAGTTTCATGTGTAGTGGATGTACTTCCCAGGACAGTAAATTCAGTTTGTAGACAAGTTTTGTGTAAAAGAGAAGTTAGATTGCATTTACATATGTGCTCTCGATTACAAAAGCCACAGAATTGAGCTCTATATTTGGCACAGGAAATAGGGTCTTTACTGAACTCatcaaaattattgatttctaATCAATTGCTTTTACAGGATGGGGCACGCAATTCTTCGGTGGGCCGCTGTCAAATGTACTCATGGAGGTTTCCATGCCCATATGGAAACAACAGGAGTGTATTGATGCTTTCGCTGATCGCATTGTAAGCTCTGTAATGTGTGCCGGTGGTTACGATGGTGGCCAGGATTCGTGTCAAGGCGATAGTGGAGCACCATTGATGGTGATGCTTCCAAATAAGCGCTGGGTTATCGTTGGTATCGTATCTTGGGGTGTTCAGTGTGGAAAAGCTCAACGACCCGGCGTATATACGAGAATTGATTCCCATATTGATTGGATCATTGAAAATGCTGTTTTTTAATCtattaagcataaaaataattcattatgACACTGTAAAATGTACTGAGAGATAAATGCTCGTAAATACGACAATAAAAGCACAATATAAATTCACAATTAGCTTTTGCTGTGGAATTCGTCAAAGCTGCACTATATTCAATTTcccataaaaagtttttcaatgttAAAGTTGTTGCGCCGTTGCGCCTGATGGCAGACTAAAATAAGCTGAAAGTTCTTGAGCAACGCAGGACAAAAAATAcctaaagatattttttttatgaaagttGATTCCGATGCTTTCTGGAAGGGTGTGTACATGGAATTTAATACCATTAACTTTGTATGAAGGGCTATCATttcaagaaaatgagaaaagtttcCTACACTATCCACGGTGTGCATCAACTTGTGACAGCAATCTAATTTACACTGCTTCGTAATTTTAAAGTCTCGTGAATTTCGCGTGAGAGGCTTCCCATGAATCACTGAGAGTGAAAACATATCGATGGAATAGAtttattagctgtgtttctttcagacacagcttttgtgtaccgagcaaaatcgaaagtcgtcagatcgggctcaaacttgggatgagcacgaattagggtccccacattccaaaaaacgtatgcgccaaaaaatttttttgtccggccggccgtccgtccggccgtccgtccggattataaacttaaattgcaagagaacggtaatagatagagacttgcggtaaacggcaaagtttaaaagtcgactggaagacgtccgattatgacgtcaaattttaccccccacccccgcgtccgccattttgaataacctcaaaattttgttttcgctat from Lutzomyia longipalpis isolate SR_M1_2022 chromosome 1, ASM2433408v1 encodes:
- the LOC129797617 gene encoding trypsin-1-like gives rise to the protein MIWRNYRWTLFFIYLISIVHCVPLTDGRAQFTGNSILNFPDDTFNGTQQGDIQLPGLLDTFSLLQRYQVCNTPDGKKGRCMRIKHCSVFDTQQNIGQLMEHLCVIEQATIGVCCAEHVTRLSFGDTLDPPPSISGASGGKIVNRPEERGCGVSTGQFPSKIIGGQPSHPAEWPWMAALLTPGPSKAFAGGSLITDRHVLTAAHCTTNLKPEELFVRLGEYDFTIHDETRAKDFRVSEIREHSEYDPITYENDIAIVKLDRPTVFNTYIWPICMPPIGETWEGYSGVVAGWGTQFFGGPLSNVLMEVSMPIWKQQECIDAFADRIVSSVMCAGGYDGGQDSCQGDSGAPLMVMLPNKRWVIVGIVSWGVQCGKAQRPGVYTRIDSHIDWIIENAVF